In a genomic window of Gloeocapsopsis dulcis:
- a CDS encoding right-handed parallel beta-helix repeat-containing protein: MNSQCNKHISLLLLTQLLLAALVSVPRTATATTLSIKNTNYAIPSGAFFVSPTGQPGNSGRSANSPWPVSQAIASAPSGATIVFRGGTYRNVRLNVNKRLTLQAYPNEQPWLKGSTVITGWVKEGNIWRKDGWNYSFPPNQQPRAIDPKFPIAGYRDMVYINGVALKQVGNKARVGPGTFYVDGGSKKLYVGSNPDGKTVEATVLTEGIVVWNNSASGSVVRGLGLAHYADQALKIGASGVTAENNTLAWNGLEGVTVQSANVKLRGNSISYNGRKGVNGAYSHRLLIENNTISHNNVERFSDSWSAAGVKILWTDGVIMRGNTVNNNQAIGLWMDESTTNSTVVNNVVRNNTSNGISMEISHKAIIASNVVSGNAPAGIIILNSSSARIYNNTLARNNANLLVQETSRNNTKSNEISQGITWRTRNTIVKNNILWNSSGPMFHAPGCAVKEPSNLMIPTTNNNAHYRTSASRPISFIWGVNSKQCSQTFTSLASFRSATGLEANSLDVVNSNDPFFVNAGANDFRLKAGSPAIGRGEPLPADIANAIGVPAGRNVNLGAL; the protein is encoded by the coding sequence ATGAACAGTCAATGCAACAAACACATTTCTTTATTGTTGCTAACACAGCTGCTACTAGCAGCATTAGTCTCAGTACCACGTACAGCAACAGCCACGACACTCAGTATCAAAAATACTAACTATGCCATTCCTAGTGGAGCGTTTTTTGTATCACCAACAGGTCAACCTGGGAATTCTGGTAGGTCAGCTAACTCGCCGTGGCCTGTCAGCCAAGCGATCGCCTCGGCACCAAGTGGAGCAACAATTGTTTTTCGTGGTGGGACATACCGTAACGTCCGCCTGAATGTGAACAAGCGCTTGACCTTACAAGCCTATCCCAACGAGCAACCCTGGCTCAAAGGTAGCACTGTTATTACAGGTTGGGTGAAAGAAGGTAATATCTGGCGCAAAGATGGTTGGAACTACTCATTTCCCCCAAATCAACAACCACGAGCAATTGATCCCAAGTTTCCTATCGCAGGCTATCGGGACATGGTTTACATCAATGGTGTCGCCCTCAAGCAAGTTGGTAACAAAGCAAGAGTTGGTCCTGGCACATTCTACGTTGATGGTGGCAGCAAGAAACTTTATGTCGGTAGTAACCCAGATGGTAAAACTGTAGAAGCTACAGTACTGACAGAAGGCATTGTCGTATGGAATAACTCTGCCTCAGGTTCAGTGGTGCGTGGGCTAGGTTTGGCACATTATGCTGACCAAGCACTGAAGATTGGTGCTTCAGGTGTCACTGCGGAGAACAACACCCTCGCTTGGAATGGTCTAGAGGGCGTCACAGTTCAATCTGCTAACGTCAAATTACGTGGCAACAGTATTAGCTACAACGGTCGCAAGGGTGTGAATGGTGCTTACTCTCACCGTTTATTGATTGAAAACAACACGATTAGTCATAACAATGTCGAGCGCTTTTCTGATTCCTGGAGTGCTGCGGGTGTCAAAATTCTCTGGACTGATGGTGTCATCATGCGGGGCAACACTGTCAATAACAATCAGGCGATTGGTCTTTGGATGGATGAATCTACGACTAACTCAACCGTTGTCAATAATGTCGTTCGCAACAATACTAGTAACGGCATCTCGATGGAAATTTCTCACAAAGCCATCATTGCCTCTAATGTTGTTTCTGGCAATGCACCAGCAGGAATCATCATCCTCAACTCTTCAAGTGCACGCATCTACAACAACACCCTCGCCCGCAACAATGCCAATCTTCTAGTTCAAGAAACATCGCGGAATAATACAAAATCTAACGAAATTTCCCAAGGGATCACTTGGAGAACCAGAAATACGATTGTGAAAAACAACATCCTCTGGAACTCGAGTGGTCCAATGTTTCATGCCCCTGGCTGTGCCGTAAAAGAACCATCCAATTTAATGATTCCCACAACGAACAATAACGCTCACTATCGTACTTCTGCAAGTCGCCCTATTAGTTTCATTTGGGGAGTCAATAGCAAGCAGTGCTCTCAAACATTCACTTCCTTGGCAAGTTTCCGGTCAGCCACAGGTTTAGAAGCAAATAGTCTTGATGTGGTCAACTCCAACGACCCATTCTTTGTCAATGCTGGTGCGAACGACTTTCGACTCAAAGCAGGTAGTCCAGCTATTGGGCGCGGAGAGCCACTTCCTGCTGATATTGCTAATGCTATTGGTGTCCCTGCTGGCAGAAACGTCAATCTCGGTGCACTCTAG
- a CDS encoding right-handed parallel beta-helix repeat-containing protein, with translation MNSQYNKHFSFLLLASAVLAALAAVPHTATAATLNIKNTSYAIPNGAFFVSPNGNESNSGRSADSPWPVSKAIASAPSGATIVFRGGTYRNIRLAVNKQLILQAYPNEQPWLKGSTIVDGWVLEGSIWRKDDWNYSFPPNQQPRAIDPKYPMAGYRDMVYINGVALKQVASKANVAPGTFYVDAANKKLYIGSSPVGNTVEATVQTEGVVMWNNSASGSIARGLGLAHYANQGIQIGASGVMVENNTLAWNGMEGVTVQSSDVKLHGNTISYNGRKGVGGIRAHRLLIENNVISHNNVENFSDSWSAGGVKIVWTDGALMRGNVVDRNKAIGLWIDESSTNSTVVNNVVRNNTSNGISMEISHKAIIASNVVSGNAPAGIIILNSSSAQIYNNTLARNHANLLVLETSRNNTKSNEISQGITWMTRNTIVKNNILWNSSGPMFYAPGCATKEPSKLMVPTTNNNAYYRTSASQPVNLIWALNSNQCSQSFNSLASFQSATGLESNSLDIVNSNDPFFVNASANDFRLSSGSPALGRGEPLPADVANAIGVAAEIPVDLGAL, from the coding sequence ATGAACAGTCAATACAACAAACACTTTTCTTTTTTATTACTAGCATCAGCTGTACTAGCAGCATTAGCCGCAGTACCCCACACAGCAACAGCCGCAACACTCAATATCAAAAATACTAGTTATGCCATTCCGAATGGTGCGTTTTTTGTGTCACCCAATGGCAATGAAAGTAATTCGGGAAGGTCAGCTGACTCGCCGTGGCCTGTGAGCAAAGCGATCGCATCCGCACCAAGTGGGGCGACAATTGTCTTCCGTGGTGGGACATACCGCAACATCCGCCTTGCTGTGAATAAGCAATTGATCTTACAAGCCTATCCCAATGAGCAACCCTGGCTCAAGGGTAGCACCATCGTTGATGGTTGGGTGCTAGAAGGAAGCATCTGGCGCAAAGATGACTGGAACTATTCGTTTCCACCAAATCAACAACCGCGTGCAATTGACCCCAAGTATCCAATGGCAGGTTACCGCGACATGGTCTACATCAATGGTGTTGCGCTCAAGCAAGTTGCAAGTAAAGCTAACGTTGCACCAGGTACTTTCTATGTTGATGCTGCCAATAAAAAACTCTACATTGGTAGTAGCCCCGTAGGCAATACAGTAGAAGCCACCGTGCAGACTGAGGGAGTTGTCATGTGGAACAACAGTGCATCGGGTTCAATCGCGCGCGGGCTAGGGTTAGCGCACTATGCTAACCAAGGAATTCAGATTGGGGCATCAGGTGTCATGGTTGAAAATAACACCTTGGCGTGGAATGGCATGGAGGGGGTCACAGTTCAATCCTCTGATGTCAAGCTGCATGGCAACACCATCAGCTACAACGGTCGCAAGGGGGTAGGAGGAATAAGGGCTCATCGTCTGTTGATAGAAAACAATGTGATTAGTCACAACAATGTTGAGAACTTCTCTGATTCTTGGAGTGCTGGTGGTGTCAAGATTGTTTGGACTGATGGTGCACTGATGCGTGGCAACGTTGTTGATCGCAACAAGGCGATTGGTCTTTGGATTGATGAATCTTCGACTAACTCAACCGTTGTCAATAATGTTGTTCGCAACAATACTAGTAACGGCATCTCGATGGAAATTTCTCACAAAGCCATCATTGCCTCTAATGTTGTTTCTGGCAATGCGCCTGCGGGAATTATCATCCTCAATTCCTCAAGTGCACAGATCTACAACAACACGCTTGCACGCAACCATGCCAATCTTTTAGTTCTGGAAACCTCGCGGAATAATACAAAATCTAACGAAATTTCCCAAGGGATCACTTGGATGACACGAAATACAATTGTCAAAAACAACATCCTCTGGAACTCAAGTGGTCCGATGTTTTATGCTCCTGGCTGTGCTACAAAAGAACCATCAAAGTTGATGGTTCCAACAACGAACAATAACGCTTACTATCGCACTTCTGCTAGCCAACCTGTCAATCTTATTTGGGCACTCAACAGCAATCAGTGCTCGCAATCTTTTAATTCGCTGGCGAGTTTCCAGTCAGCGACTGGTCTAGAATCGAACAGTCTTGATATTGTCAACTCGAACGATCCTTTCTTTGTCAATGCCAGTGCAAACGACTTTCGTCTCTCATCGGGTAGTCCGGCACTGGGACGCGGGGAACCACTACCTGCAGATGTTGCTAATGCTATTGGTGTCGCTGCTGAAATTCCAGTAGACTTAGGAGCACTCTAA
- a CDS encoding GNAT family N-acetyltransferase, with product MMADINVKIRKIEEGFTNQNFLIRNWQPSDRTPVTHLICSVLSEYHLNFEPDAADRDVVDVENYYLTTGGEFWVIQQDSQLVGTSGYYPVMRGQKAVEIRKMYLLPHVRGLGLGKYLLQQLEQAIAARGFGQIWVETASVLTTAVKLYEKCGYQPASGVETARCDRVYVKQLTNYS from the coding sequence ATGATGGCTGACATAAACGTAAAGATAAGAAAAATTGAGGAAGGTTTTACTAATCAAAACTTTCTGATTCGCAATTGGCAACCAAGCGATCGCACTCCTGTTACTCACCTAATTTGCTCGGTTCTTAGCGAGTATCATCTTAATTTTGAGCCTGATGCAGCAGACCGTGATGTTGTAGATGTGGAAAACTACTATCTCACAACAGGAGGCGAGTTCTGGGTAATTCAACAAGACAGTCAATTAGTTGGTACGAGTGGATACTACCCTGTGATGCGTGGCCAAAAAGCGGTAGAAATCCGAAAGATGTATTTGCTACCCCACGTCCGAGGTTTAGGATTAGGGAAATACTTGTTACAACAATTAGAACAAGCGATCGCTGCACGTGGCTTTGGGCAGATCTGGGTTGAAACTGCCAGCGTTTTAACTACGGCTGTCAAGCTGTATGAAAAGTGTGGATATCAGCCAGCAAGCGGAGTCGAAACAGCACGGTGCGATCGCGTTTATGTCAAGCAATTGACAAATTATTCCTGA
- a CDS encoding NAD(P)H-quinone oxidoreductase subunit J produces MAEDSEKSEAVESQEATQIVEAGKISQWLSENGFDHEPLEPDHLAVEIIKVESDYLLPIATALYAYGFNYLRCQCAYDSGPGQDLVSVYHLLKLSDNADRPEEVRLKVFLPRENPTVPSVYWIWKTADWQERESYDMFGIIYEGHPNLKRILMPEDWVGWPLRKDYISPEFYELQDAY; encoded by the coding sequence GTGGCTGAAGATTCAGAGAAGTCAGAGGCAGTTGAAAGTCAAGAAGCAACGCAGATCGTAGAAGCTGGTAAGATTTCTCAATGGTTGAGTGAAAATGGTTTCGACCATGAACCGCTGGAGCCAGATCATTTAGCTGTAGAGATTATTAAGGTAGAGAGTGATTATCTCTTGCCGATCGCAACAGCTCTATACGCCTATGGGTTTAATTATCTGCGGTGTCAGTGTGCCTACGATTCTGGCCCTGGACAAGATTTGGTGAGTGTTTATCACTTGCTTAAACTCAGTGATAATGCCGATCGCCCAGAAGAGGTACGGCTAAAAGTCTTTTTACCAAGGGAAAATCCTACAGTACCTTCGGTATATTGGATTTGGAAGACAGCCGACTGGCAAGAGCGCGAGTCTTACGATATGTTCGGGATTATTTACGAAGGACATCCCAATCTGAAGCGTATCCTGATGCCAGAAGACTGGGTGGGCTGGCCATTGAGAAAAGACTATATTTCACCTGAATTCTACGAATTGCAGGATGCTTACTAA
- a CDS encoding NADH dehydrogenase subunit K: protein MVINPTNVTNQAHDGWDQQKEKILNPIERPTVTQDLSENVILTTVDDLYNWAKLSSLYPLLFGTACCFIEFAALIGSRFDFDRFGLVPRSSPRQADLIITAGTITMKMAPQLVRLYEQMPDPKYVIAMGACTITGGMFSADSPTAVRGVDKLMPVDVYLPGCPPRPEAIMDAIIKLRKKIANESLQERGQVKQTHRYYSTTHSMKSVAAVLTGKYLLSETRTAAPKELTEAIGMPVPPALQAVEKEEASRG from the coding sequence CAACTAATGTCACGAACCAAGCGCATGATGGATGGGATCAACAAAAAGAGAAGATTCTCAATCCCATTGAGCGCCCTACAGTTACCCAAGACCTCTCAGAAAATGTCATTTTAACAACAGTCGATGACCTCTACAATTGGGCAAAGCTATCAAGCTTATATCCTTTGTTGTTTGGTACAGCTTGTTGCTTTATTGAGTTTGCTGCACTTATTGGCTCAAGATTCGATTTTGACCGCTTTGGCTTAGTTCCGCGTTCTAGTCCGCGACAAGCTGACTTAATTATTACTGCAGGAACGATTACGATGAAGATGGCACCGCAGCTTGTGCGTCTTTATGAGCAGATGCCCGATCCAAAATACGTGATCGCGATGGGTGCTTGTACAATTACAGGCGGTATGTTTAGCGCAGATTCACCAACGGCAGTACGGGGCGTTGATAAATTAATGCCTGTGGATGTCTACTTGCCTGGCTGTCCACCTCGTCCAGAAGCAATTATGGACGCGATTATTAAGCTGCGTAAAAAAATTGCTAACGAATCACTTCAAGAGCGGGGTCAAGTTAAGCAAACGCATCGCTACTATAGTACGACTCATAGCATGAAAAGTGTTGCAGCAGTGCTTACAGGTAAATACTTACTTTCAGAGACTCGCACTGCAGCACCAAAAGAATTAACTGAAGCGATAGGAATGCCTGTACCACCGGCACTTCAGGCAGTAGAAAAGGAGGAAGCAAGCCGTGGCTGA